The window CCTTTTTAGGAGCGACCTTACCGCCGCGCGGAGCACTGGCCTTCTTCGCGGCAGATCCTTTTTTGGCGGAGGTCTTCTTCGCAGGAGCCTTCTTCGCCAGAACTTTTTTCGCCACGGCTTTCTTTGCCGCAACCTTCTTAACAACCTTCTTCGCCACCGGCTTCTTTGCAGCGACTTTCTTCGCAGCAGCTTTAACCGGTGCGGCCTTCTTCGCGGCAACCGCTTTCTTCGCCGGCACGGCCTTCTTCGCCACTGGCTTTACCGCGCTCGTCGAAGCATCACTCTTCACGGGCAGCTGAGACTCTTTCGTCGGAGGCTCATAGCTGTTGACAGGTGAGGGCGGCAGCGCGAAAAGCTTCGCGTCTTCAGCATGCGTTCCTTGCAGCTCGTCGTCATCGTCGAGCTCCTCATCGTCGTCATCCGACGTCATCGTTACCTCTTCTTCTTCATCATCATCGAAGCGGTGGTCGTCGTCGGCTTCATCGCCATAGTTGTTATCGTCATTGGCTCCAGCTGCATGAAGCTTGATCGTGTCCTCGAACGTCATCGTTGTTGTCCCCTCACTGCTCTTTACTTCCGCCACTCACGTTGCCTTACTAGCTACAAGCCACAACAAACATCTTTACATCCTGGCACGAGATTCTAGCAACAGGATGCATCCAAGCGCTACCGAAGGCAAGCAATCTTTTTCATGAGGAAGCTTATCGTGTAGCTTTCGGTTTCGTTTTGGAGGACGAACTCTGGTGCGTCGAGCTGGAATTTTTCTTCGCCGTCTTCGTAGACCCGCCGCTCTTCGGATTCGTGTGCTTTGCATTCGCATGTGCAGAACCCGCATGAACACTGCTCGTCGCACTATGCGAACCACTCTTCCCGCGAGCGCTTCGACTACGCACATGTGTTCCCGGCGCAAGCTTTACCGGCTCTGCCACCGTAAGCGAAGCTCCCGGCCGCACCGCGTTCGACGACAGATGATTCCACCGCCGCAACTCCTCCACCGACACGCCAAATCGATCGGCGACGGTCACAAGCGTGTCACCACGGCGAACCGCATATCGCTGCGGCCGCACGCTTGCAGCAGCACTCGTCACAGGAACCACGAGCTCGTCTCCCGCATCTACACCACCGCCAGCAGGTAGACCATTCGCCGCAACAATGTCATTCGCATGCGCATGAAGGCCCGTCGCAATGCCATCAAGCGACTCACCCGCCTTCACCACATGAAAGCGCCAGCTGCTGCGCTTGTCATCAGGAATCTCCTTGATCCGGTCCGCAAACACATCCCGCGTCCCAACCGGAATATGCAGATCGAACGACATATCACGTGGAGTCGTCATCCGCAGCAGGCTCGGATTCAGCGCCACAATCTCAGGCAGCGACGAGTCCGTCACGTCCGCCACAAGCCGAAGATCAATCGCATAATCGACCGTCACCGTATCCGAAACCACTGGAGCATCAGGAACGATCTTGTCCAACCCATACTGCTCCGGGTTCTTGGCCATGATGATCGCTGCGATGATTCCTGGAACGTAATTCTTTGTCTCCGCCGGCAGATTACCGCGACGATACAACTCCCAGAAGTCCGCATACCCCGTCTTCATCACAGCGCGCTGAACATTACCCGGCCCCCAGTCATACGCCGCCATCGCCAGATACCAATCCCCAAACTGGTTGTAGAGCGTCTTCATATACTTCGCATACGCGATCGAAGACTTCTGCGGATCGAACCGCTCATCGAACCATCCATTGCGCGCCAGGCCATACGCCCCCGTCGGCATAAACTGCCACATGCCCCCAGCCCCGGACCGGGCATTCATCGCCTGCGGCTGAAACCCCGACTCCGCCACCGCCAGATAAATCAAATCCTGCGGCACGCCCTGATCCCGCAGGTTCTTCGAGATCATCTCCTTATACTTACCCGCGCGCTCCAGCGACCGAAGCAGGTGCGCATGCCCCGCCGGCGAGTTCGAAAAATAGCTGATAAACCCCGCGACGTAATCGTTCACCACCAGCGGAAAGTCGGACTGCGTCGTCTTCAACTCGTCAGCGACCTTCGCCGTCAAAGCAGCATTCGCCGGAAACGTAACTTCATTCGCAGCATCCAGCGGAGCCGCTTCAAGCACCGGCGAGAATCCATTCCCTTGCTTCAACGCAGCCATCTCAAGCGAGTTCACCGCATTCAACAGATGATCAAACTCATCGGCGAGCTGGGGATCAGTCTTCAAATCCATCCCGCTGGTCAGCATCAGGTCAACGGCAGAGTCAAAGTCCAACCTCGCCGCATCCAGATGCCCGGCGCGATAGTTGTCCACCCCACTCTTGTAAGCCGCCTCAGCCTGATTGATAAGCTGCTGCACCTTCGCAGCCTTGGCAGCAGTATCCACACTTTGGGTCTGCGATGCCGCAGGCTGCCCCGCCTGCCCTGCACTCGCGTTCGACCCTGTCGTGATCGCCGGCGCAGTCGCCTGCGCTGGAGCCTTACCGGGCGCAGACGTCTGTTCCTGCGGACAACCTGCAAGCATCACAAGTGGCGCACAGCTCACCACCAGCGCCAAGCGTCGCACCAAAGTTTTAGAAGTCATCCGCGCCATCGTCTTGCCAATTGTAAGACGCGCAGACATAAAATGCGCTCACACAAAAGGTCACTGACACTCCGCTCGCACGAGAAGCGCAGAACCGGACCTACGTTTACCCCCGGTTCGTCGAGTTGATGTAGTTATCGTGTGACAGAAACGACAGCCGCGGAGGCGTTCCAATCCCCGGCGCATCATGCCACAGAACTCTTGTAACAAATCACCATCTGTTCCACCGTCGTCCGAAACCCGGGATGCCCACCAACAATGGTGGAAGAGTAGATCTCGTGCCTTCCGACGAAGATACCACTCGCCCCAAATTTGAATAAGTCATCTGGCCGCCCCGAAACCGCGCCTTCGCCGCGCACCACGCGGGTGTTAACATGGATAGTGAGGCAACCCAGCTACAAAATGGATCCAAGTCACATCCGCAACTTCGCGATCATCGCGCACATCGACCATGGCAAGTCCACCCTTTCTGACCGGCTCCTCGAGCTGACCGGCTCGCTGACCTCCCGCGAGATGCAGGCCCAGGTGCTCGACGCCATGGACCTCGAGCGCGAGCGCGGCATCACCATCAAAGCCCACACCGTCCGCATGATGTACAAGGCGCACGACGGCGATACCTATCAGCTCAACCTCATCGACACACCGGGCCACGTCGACTTCTCATACGAAGTCTCACGCTCCCTCGCCTCTTGCGAAGGCGCGCTGCTCGTCGTTGACGCGTCACAGGGCGTCGAAGCTCAAACACTCGCGAACGCCTACCTCGCCATCTCCAACGGCCTCGAGATCATCCCCATCATCAACAAAATCGATCTCCCCAGCGCCGACATCGAGCGCACCAAGGAGATGATCGAAAAATCCGTCGGCCTCCCCGCAGACGACGCCATCGCTGTCAGCGCGAAGACCGGCCTTAACGTAGAGAGCATCCTCGAAGCAGTCGTCACGCTCCTCCCGCCACCACAGGGCGACCCCGAAGCACCGCTGCAGGCGCTCATCTTCGATAGCTGGTTTGATCCGTACAGAGGCGTCATCGTTCTCGCCCGCATCATCAACGGCAAGCTCCGCAAAGGCATGAAGATCAAAGTCATGTCCAACGGCAAGACCTTCGACGTCGAGAGCATGGGCGTCATGACTCCAAAGCCCGTCGAACTGGCTGAACTAAGCGCAGGCGAAGTCGGCTTCTTCGTCGCGACCATCAAAAACGTAGCCGACACCAAAGTCGGCGACACCATCACCTCAGTCGAGAGACCCTGCGCCGACGCTCTCCCCGGCTTCGAAGACATCAAGAGCATGGTCTTCGCTGGCCTCTACACCGTCGACTCGCACGAGCACGCCATGCTCCGCGACGCACTCGAAAAACTTCGCCTCAACGACGCCTCATTCTCCTTCGAACCAGAATCATCCGTCGCCCTCGGCTTCGGATTTCGCTGCGGCTTCCTCGGCCTTCTCCACCTCGAAATCATTCAGGAGCGCCTGGAGCGCGAGTACGACCTCGACCTCATCACCACCGCGCCCGGAGTGCGTTACAAGATCACCCTCACCGACGGCAACGAGATCGAAGTGGACAACCCCTCGCGTTGGCCCGATCCCAGCAACATCGAGCAGATCGAAGAGCCCGTCATCACCGCAAAGATCCTCACA is drawn from Edaphobacter lichenicola and contains these coding sequences:
- a CDS encoding lytic transglycosylase domain-containing protein, which produces MTSKTLVRRLALVVSCAPLVMLAGCPQEQTSAPGKAPAQATAPAITTGSNASAGQAGQPAASQTQSVDTAAKAAKVQQLINQAEAAYKSGVDNYRAGHLDAARLDFDSAVDLMLTSGMDLKTDPQLADEFDHLLNAVNSLEMAALKQGNGFSPVLEAAPLDAANEVTFPANAALTAKVADELKTTQSDFPLVVNDYVAGFISYFSNSPAGHAHLLRSLERAGKYKEMISKNLRDQGVPQDLIYLAVAESGFQPQAMNARSGAGGMWQFMPTGAYGLARNGWFDERFDPQKSSIAYAKYMKTLYNQFGDWYLAMAAYDWGPGNVQRAVMKTGYADFWELYRRGNLPAETKNYVPGIIAAIIMAKNPEQYGLDKIVPDAPVVSDTVTVDYAIDLRLVADVTDSSLPEIVALNPSLLRMTTPRDMSFDLHIPVGTRDVFADRIKEIPDDKRSSWRFHVVKAGESLDGIATGLHAHANDIVAANGLPAGGGVDAGDELVVPVTSAAASVRPQRYAVRRGDTLVTVADRFGVSVEELRRWNHLSSNAVRPGASLTVAEPVKLAPGTHVRSRSARGKSGSHSATSSVHAGSAHANAKHTNPKSGGSTKTAKKNSSSTHQSSSSKTKPKATR
- the lepA gene encoding translation elongation factor 4: MDPSHIRNFAIIAHIDHGKSTLSDRLLELTGSLTSREMQAQVLDAMDLERERGITIKAHTVRMMYKAHDGDTYQLNLIDTPGHVDFSYEVSRSLASCEGALLVVDASQGVEAQTLANAYLAISNGLEIIPIINKIDLPSADIERTKEMIEKSVGLPADDAIAVSAKTGLNVESILEAVVTLLPPPQGDPEAPLQALIFDSWFDPYRGVIVLARIINGKLRKGMKIKVMSNGKTFDVESMGVMTPKPVELAELSAGEVGFFVATIKNVADTKVGDTITSVERPCADALPGFEDIKSMVFAGLYTVDSHEHAMLRDALEKLRLNDASFSFEPESSVALGFGFRCGFLGLLHLEIIQERLEREYDLDLITTAPGVRYKITLTDGNEIEVDNPSRWPDPSNIEQIEEPVITAKILTNEEYVGGILKLVEEKRGRQQNMEYVSDTRVLITYELPLNEIVLDFYDRLKTVSRGYASLDYQLAGMWISPMVKMDILIGGDPVDALSIIIHKDFAQQRGRALVSKMRELIPRQMFEVAIQAAIGSKVIARETVTAIRKNVIAKCYGGDISRKRKLLEKQKEGKKRMKRIGKVDIPQEAFLAVLKVGEE